In Juglans microcarpa x Juglans regia isolate MS1-56 chromosome 8D, Jm3101_v1.0, whole genome shotgun sequence, the following are encoded in one genomic region:
- the LOC121243229 gene encoding thaumatin-like protein 1: MKGSLSVSCLTLAFFFLFGAQSARITFRNNCPNTIWPGTLTADQKPQLSTTGFELASKAVISLDVQAPWKGRFWAQTGCSTDASGRISCATAECASGKVECNGNGAVLPASLVEINLVENGGQDFYDVSLVDGFNLPVSVSTEGGTGDCRTSSCSANVNAACPADLQVKDVDGSVIACKSACIAFHQPQYCCTDDFNTPATCPPTNYSMIFENQRPQAYSYAYDV, from the coding sequence GTGCTCAATCCGCTAGAATAACTTTCAGAAACAACTGTCCCAATACCATCTGGCCAGGAACCCTAACTGCTGATCAGAAACCTCAACTATCAACAACCGGATTTGAGTTAGCATCCAAAGCAGTCATATCACTAGATGTCCAAGCTCCATGGAAAGGCCGTTTTTGGGCACAAACTGGTTGCTCCACGGATGCCTCAGGAAGGATCTCTTGTGCAACTGCAGAATGTGCCTCCGGAAAGGTTGAATGCAATGGCAATGGTGCGGTCCTACCGGCATCTTTGGTGGAAATAAACCTAGTAGAGAATGGTGGGCAAGACTTTTATGATGTCAGCCTTGTCGACGGCTTCAACTTGCCTGTTTCAGTGAGCACAGAAGGTGGGACTGGTGATTGCCGGACCTCGAGTTGCTCGGCCAATGTGAACGCGGCTTGCCCAGCAGATCTGCAAGTGAAAGACGTGGATGGGAGTGTAATCGCATGCAAGAGCGCTTGCATAGCATTCCATCAGCCACAATACTGCTGCACTGACGATTTCAATACCCCAGCAACATGTCCTCCCACGAACTATTCAATGATCTTCGAGAATCAACGCCCTCAAGCTTATAGCTATGCTTATGATGTGTGA
- the LOC121242323 gene encoding uncharacterized protein LOC121242323 → MKHLAWNCRGLGNPRTICELHLMVKEKCPDVVFLSETKCRRKRIELTRDKLSFDHCFSVDSIGMSGGIAIFWKREIEAELDSYSHNHISISASSNIPSKKWTVTYFYGQPTTAKRSASWDLLRLIHSRTHNPWLCMGDFNEIMFQDEYFGSNTHPFKQMEEFRQALSDCRLMDIGFGGSKFTLCNKREGSELTKCRLDRALVNDEWLNLFYSNQSEIDGYLEEEELKWRQRAKQRWLKDGDRNTKYFHKCATQRKQMNRIKQIKSENGSVTFNKEEIARTFQDYYQNLFSSFNPSNIEAALNSFPPSVTTEMNCSLASPFSEHKVVNAIKDMNLLGSPSPDGFPAAFYHQHWSTIGKEVTAVVIEVLNTRKGFEEINQTFISLIPKKKCPQSVLDYRHISLCNVFYKIISKVIANRLKLILPNLISLTQSAFVSERLISDNVIVAYELLHSMQTRLKGKHNGFMALKLDMSKAYDRVEWDFLSKIMRKMEYPKKLSPLLEGVISGIPAARGSFHVNHLFFADDSLVFYRSNPDEWNTKLEVQQAILQQSGIKASGSFDKYLGSPSYVGRNRSKAFHSILSRVKAKMVNWKSNMLSQAGKEILLKSVLQSIPTYSMGIFKLPKTILRSLNQLLQSFWWGQSNHRSKIHWLSWQTLGKSKQKGALGFRDFEHFNLALLAKQGWRIIQNPLSLAAQVLKAKYFPTSDFLSAKLRPHDSYVWKSFLLARPVLKAGLIWKVGDGRKIKIWQDQWLPCPSTFRVQSPIHILEAEAQVANLINPVTMQWDLSLIYDIFSASEAHLKRIEWGNLQLRIPIQDSGTKYGVSEYLKSLNPFFGELLSMSSKRIQKSSLLEGSFKDTLTSIMDHLSPLEIIEFVVTAKAIWFRRNTWLFEQQFQPPSQVSKLVQVEMASINFWLENGTKQKEIQEPKNNRWIAPPLDVFKVNWDAAIDKGNSRLGIGVMVRNSEGAVMASLCSSMDLFLDPLLGEAVAARRASSFCSELGLQHIILEGDSLSVVKAIQHKEDSWSDTGLVIRDIKVMLSKFLSWSVLHVHREVNELHIIWQSLLLVAKMIVYLLRTILLVSSTCFDE, encoded by the exons ATGAAACACTTAGcatggaactgccgagggcttgggaaccctcggacaatTTGTGAGCTTCACCTGATGGTGAAGGAAAAGTGCCCGGATGTTGTGTTCCTGAGTGAAACAAAATGTAGAAGGAAAAGAATAGAACTTACCCGAGACAAACTAAGTTTTGACCACTGCTTTTCTGTTGACAGTATCGGAATGAGTGGGGGTATTGCCATATTTTGGAAAAGAGAAATAGAAGCTGAACTAGATTCCTACTCTCATAACCACATATCTATTTCAGCTTCCTCTAACATCCCAAGCAAGAAATGGACCGTAACATATTTCTATGGACAGCCTACTACTGCTAAAAGAAGTGCAAGCTGGGATCTTCTTAGGCTTATTCATTCCAGAACTCATAATCCCTGGTTGTGCatgggggattttaatgagatcaTGTTCCAAGATGAGTACTTTGGCTCTAACACCCACCCCTTTAAGCAAATGGAAGAATTTAGACAGGCCTTATCAGACTGTAGACTTATGGATATTGGCTTTGGAGGGTCAAAGTTTACTTTGTGTAATAAAAGGGAGGGCTCTGAATTAACTAAATGTCGTTTGGATAGAGCCCTAGTCAATGATGAATGGCTTAACCTTTTTTATTCTAATCAG AGTGAGATAGACGGTtatcttgaagaagaagagctgAAATGGAGACAAAGAGCTAAACAAAGATGGCTTAAGGATGGAGACAGGAACACTAAATACTTTCATAAGTGTGCAACTCAAAGGAAACAGATGAACAGAATTAAGCAAATCAAAAGTGAAAATGGGAGTGTGACTTTCAATAAGGAAGAGATTGCAAGGACCTTTCAAGACTATTATCAAAACCTATTCTCCTCTTTTAACCCAAGCAATATCGAAGCTGCCTTGAACTCCTTCCCTCCCTCAGTCACTACAGAAATGAACTGCTCCCTTGCTAGCCCTTTTTCTGAACATAAAGTTGTAAATGCAATTAAGGACATGAACCTCCTTGGATCACCTAGCCCAGATGGATTCCCAGCTGCTTTCTACCATCAACATTGGTCCACAATAGGCAAGGAAGTGACAGCAGTAGTCATAGAAGTTCTAAACACCAGAAAGGGTTTTGAAGAAATCAATCAAACATTTATTTCTCTGATCCCCAAGAAGAAGTGCCCACAATCTGTTCTAGATTACAGACATATCAGTCTCTGCAATGTCTTCTATAAGATCATCTCTAAAGTAATTGCCAACAGACTCAAGCTCATTTTGCCTAACCTCATTTCCCTCACCCAAAGTGCATTTGTTTCAGAAAGACTGATCTCAGATAATGTTATTGTTGCATATGAGCTGTTGCATTCCATGCAAACAAGGTTAAAAGGGAAGCATAATGGCTTTATGGCCCTTAAGCTcgatatgagtaaagcatatgatcgAGTGGAATGGGactttttaagtaaaataatgaGGAAAATGGAATACCCCAAGAAGCTTTCACCCCTTTTAGAG GGAGTTATTTCTGGAATCCCAGCTGCTCGAGGCTCCTTTCATGTGAACCATCTTTTCTTCGCAGATGACAGCTTGGTTTTCTACAGATCAAACCCAGATGAATG GAACACCAAACTTGAGGTCCAACAAGCCATTCTACAACAATCAGGAATCAAAGCTTCAGGATCCTTTGATAAATATCTGGGGTCACCATCTTATGTGGGCAGGAATAGAAGCAAGGCTTTTCACTCAATACTTAGCAGGGTCAAAGCTAAGATGGTTAATTGGAAGAGTAATATGTTGTCTCAAGCTGGGAAGGAGATCCTTCTTAAATCTGTACTGCAGTCAATCCCTACTTATAGCATGGGGATCTTTAAACTTCCCAAAACTATTCTTAGAAGCCTCAACCAGCTTTTGCAATCTTTCTGGTGGGGTCAAAGCAATCATAGATCTAAAATCCATTGGTTGAGCTGGCAAACTTTAGGGAAATCCAAACAGAAGGGGGCCTTGGGATTTAGGGACTTTGAACATTTTAACTTAGCATTACTGGCTAAACAAGGTTGGAGGATCATTCAAAACCCTCTATCTCTTGCAGCTCAGGTTCTCAAAGCCAAATATTTCCCTACCTCGGACTTTCTATCAGCCAAATTAAGACCTCATGATTCATATGTGTGGAAGAGTTTCCTACTAGCCAGACCAGTACTTAAGGCAGGTTTGATATGGAAAGTTGGTGatggaagaaaaatcaaaatttggcaGGATCAATGGCTTCCATGCCCATCTACATTTAGAGTGCAATCTCCTATCCACATTTTAGAGGCTGAAGCTCAAGTTGCTAATCTCATCAACCCAGTCACCATGCAGTGGGATCTATCTCTCATTTATGACATATTCTCAGCCTCTGAG GCTCACTTAAAGAGGATAGAGTGGGGCAATCTTCAACTCAGAATCCCAATTCAAGATTCTGGAACAAAGTATGGGGTATCTGAGTACCTCAAATCACTAAATCCTTTCTTTGGAGAGCTGCTT TCTATGAGCTCAAAAAGAATTCAGAAATCAAGTTTACTTGAAGGATCTTTTAAAGATACTCTGACCTCCATAATGGATCACTTATCTCCTCTGGAGATCATTGAATTTGTTGTCACTGCAAAAGCTATTTGGTTTAGAAGGAATACCTGGCTCTTTGAACAGCAATTCCAACCCCCTTCTCAAGTGTCAAAGCTGGTCCAAGTAGAGATGGCTTCCATTAATTTTTGGCTGGAGAATGGGACAAAACAGAAGGAAATCCAAGAACCTAAAAACAACAGGTGGATTGCTCCTCCATTAGATGTATTCAAAGTTAATTGGGATGCTGCCATTGATAAAGGCAACTCGAGGTTGGGGATTGGTGTGATGGTTAGGAACTCAGAAGGAGCTGTTATGGCATCATTGTGTTCATCAATGGACTTGTTCCTGGATCCACTCCTTGGTGAGGCTGTAGCAGCTCGAAgggcttcttctttttgttcagAATTGGGATTACAACATATTATTCTTGAAGGTGACTCTCTATCGGTGGTGAAAGCTATTCAACACAAAGAGGATAGTTGGAGTGATACTGGTCTTGTTATTAGAGACATTAAGGTCATGCTATCCAAGTTTCTTTCTTGGTCTGTTCTACATGTCCATAGGGAAGTTAATGAATTGCACATCATTTGGCAAAGTTTGCTCTTAGTTGCCAAGATGATTGTATACTTATTGAGGACTATCCTCCTTGTATCCAGCACTTGCTTTGATGAATGA